A genomic region of candidate division KSB1 bacterium contains the following coding sequences:
- the ssb gene encoding single-stranded DNA-binding protein, translated as MVNLKMPDINNILIAGNLTGDPVLRETSNGTPVANFYIAANRKFKDNTGQWRENVCFVGVVAWYKLAESCFEYLKKGAAVMVEGELQSRNWKNEDGSNNNVVEIKARRIQFLNRQNKKDESFLFEPVTEVTSEVESDIPASANVKNIEVVSTDEDKIKKQWFEF; from the coding sequence ATGGTAAACCTAAAGATGCCGGACATAAACAACATATTAATAGCAGGTAATTTAACAGGCGACCCGGTTTTAAGAGAAACAAGCAACGGCACTCCCGTAGCAAATTTCTACATTGCTGCAAATCGTAAATTTAAAGATAATACCGGTCAGTGGAGAGAAAATGTATGTTTTGTCGGTGTTGTTGCATGGTATAAATTAGCCGAGAGCTGCTTTGAATATCTAAAAAAGGGCGCTGCGGTAATGGTTGAAGGCGAGCTTCAGAGCCGGAACTGGAAGAATGAAGATGGCTCTAATAATAATGTTGTGGAAATTAAAGCTCGACGGATTCAATTTCTTAACCGGCAAAATAAAAAGGATGAGTCTTTTCTTTTTGAACCGGTGACGGAAGTAACATCTGAAGTGGAATCCGATATTCCGGCCAGCGCTAACGTTAAAAACATCGAAGTCGTTTCCACTGATGAAGACAAAATAAAAAAACAATGGTTTGAATTTTAA
- a CDS encoding 50S ribosomal protein L9: MKIILKEDFESLGKVGEVVEVKAGFARNFLIPKQVALQATPQNLRVIEQEKARNKIKLSKDKREAEVLAEQLKKVSLTANVQVGEEDKIFGAVTSQNISELLSAKGFEIDKRKIQLEDPLKALGVFEVPIKLHTEVEAKIKVWVVKE, translated from the coding sequence ATGAAAATCATTTTAAAAGAAGATTTTGAAAGCCTGGGTAAAGTTGGGGAAGTCGTTGAAGTCAAAGCAGGTTTTGCAAGAAACTTCCTCATACCGAAACAAGTTGCACTTCAGGCAACTCCACAAAACCTGCGGGTTATTGAGCAGGAAAAAGCGAGAAACAAGATTAAACTCTCAAAGGATAAGCGGGAAGCTGAGGTATTGGCAGAACAGCTCAAAAAGGTATCTCTAACAGCAAATGTCCAGGTCGGTGAGGAAGATAAAATTTTTGGCGCTGTTACTTCACAAAACATCTCCGAGTTGTTATCCGCAAAGGGATTTGAAATTGATAAACGAAAAATCCAATTGGAAGACCCTCTGAAAGCGCTTGGCGTGTTCGAAGTTCCAATTAAACTACATACCGAGGTTGAAGCAAAGATCAAAGTTTGGGTGGTAAAGGAATAA
- a CDS encoding BMC domain-containing protein, producing MSLEALGMIETRGLIGAIEAADAMVKAAKVVLIGKEKIGGGFVTVMVRGDTGAVKAATDAGASAAEKVGELVSVHVIPRPHEDVEMILPKVAS from the coding sequence ATGAGCTTAGAAGCTTTAGGGATGATCGAAACCAGGGGACTTATTGGAGCGATTGAAGCTGCTGATGCAATGGTAAAGGCAGCCAAAGTCGTGCTTATCGGCAAAGAAAAAATTGGTGGTGGATTTGTTACCGTCATGGTTCGCGGTGACACCGGCGCTGTGAAAGCGGCTACCGACGCCGGAGCATCGGCGGCGGAAAAAGTCGGTGAACTGGTTTCCGTCCACGTCATCCCAAGACCCCATGAGGATGTTGAAATGATTCTACCAAAAGTAGCGTCATAG
- the rpsF gene encoding 30S ribosomal protein S6: MSKYETTFVIDSLQKSENKENILTKVENFIKNNGGEIGEVEDWGKKRLAYEINRKQYGNYYQIHFEGPGNLPGLLEQEYRLEEGILRFLTITSDPRAALKREEPVEPAKETKAAEVIPEDAKTEDKPGENDSKEEAVVEDVKEEVEETEDPEIKE, translated from the coding sequence TTGAGTAAGTATGAAACAACTTTTGTAATCGATTCATTGCAAAAATCCGAAAATAAGGAGAATATTCTTACGAAGGTGGAGAACTTCATCAAAAATAATGGCGGCGAAATTGGCGAAGTTGAGGATTGGGGCAAAAAAAGACTGGCCTACGAAATTAATCGAAAACAGTATGGGAATTATTATCAAATCCACTTTGAGGGACCGGGTAATTTGCCCGGTTTATTAGAGCAAGAATACAGACTCGAAGAGGGTATTTTGCGTTTCCTAACCATTACTTCTGATCCTAGAGCAGCCTTGAAAAGAGAAGAGCCTGTAGAACCCGCAAAGGAAACTAAGGCAGCTGAAGTAATACCCGAAGACGCAAAAACAGAAGACAAACCAGGTGAAAACGATTCTAAGGAAGAGGCCGTTGTTGAGGATGTCAAAGAAGAGGTTGAAGAGACAGAAGATCCTGAGATAAAAGAATAA
- the ispE gene encoding 4-(cytidine 5'-diphospho)-2-C-methyl-D-erythritol kinase, with amino-acid sequence MQAIRVPSYAKLNLGLFILGVRDDGFHEIETILQQIDLNDEIEVKLTDSSKIEFSCDHPDLQEANSNLCVRAANFLKQTTGIQKGAQIYLSKTIPMGAGLGGGSSNAAVVLLCLNKLWGLNLSAQELQAIASQLGSDIPFFILGGTAVATGRGNLLRPAKLTGEPTIVVVFPKISVSTKWAYKQVNLSLTIREKNIILPHFNDINYSNADFVKSLKNEFEEIVFTEYPLLEQIKKQINQSKAIYTSMSGSGSAIFGIFEKEEDALEVKRFFQNEYPTFVTRPINWGYQGVENKF; translated from the coding sequence ATGCAGGCAATCAGGGTTCCTTCTTATGCTAAACTAAACTTAGGGTTGTTTATCCTTGGGGTTCGGGACGACGGGTTCCACGAAATTGAGACTATCCTTCAGCAAATCGACTTAAACGATGAAATCGAGGTCAAATTAACTGATTCTTCTAAGATAGAATTCAGTTGCGACCATCCTGACTTACAAGAGGCGAATTCAAATCTTTGTGTGCGTGCTGCAAATTTTCTCAAACAAACCACCGGGATTCAAAAAGGCGCTCAAATTTATTTAAGCAAAACCATTCCGATGGGTGCCGGACTTGGAGGTGGCAGCAGCAACGCAGCTGTAGTTTTGCTTTGTTTAAATAAACTATGGGGATTAAATCTTAGTGCCCAAGAACTTCAGGCAATTGCCTCACAATTAGGTTCCGATATCCCGTTTTTCATATTAGGGGGAACCGCAGTTGCAACTGGCAGGGGAAATTTACTTCGACCCGCTAAATTAACTGGCGAACCGACTATTGTGGTCGTGTTTCCAAAAATTTCGGTCTCCACAAAGTGGGCCTACAAGCAAGTGAATTTAAGCTTGACAATTAGGGAAAAAAACATTATCTTACCGCATTTTAACGATATAAATTACAGTAATGCGGATTTTGTAAAATCTTTGAAAAACGAATTTGAAGAAATAGTCTTTACCGAATATCCACTTTTGGAACAAATCAAAAAACAAATCAACCAAAGCAAGGCGATTTACACAAGTATGTCGGGATCCGGATCAGCTATTTTTGGAATTTTTGAGAAGGAGGAGGATGCCTTAGAGGTAAAGCGGTTTTTTCAGAATGAATATCCCACATTTGTCACCCGGCCGATAAATTGGGGATACCAAGGAGTGGAGAACAAATTTTAG
- a CDS encoding ribose-phosphate pyrophosphokinase, with amino-acid sequence MLPNPILFSGNANRGIAEKIANYMEVSLGDAEIRHFSDDEIWVKYKQNIRGADVFIIQPTNSPAQNILELLIMLDAAHRASAERITAVIPYFGYARQDRKDQPRVSITAKLVANLIATAGADRVLTMDLHAPQIQGFFDIPVDHLYSSTILSDHFKEQNVPELTVVSPDIGGITLARAYAKRLHAPLAIIDKRRPKHNEAEIMNIIGEVDGRNILIVDDIVDTAGTLCNAADALKENGAKEIYVACTHALFSGQAVERISKAPITKIKVTDTVELAKEKQINKIEVLTASHLFGEAIKRTHGDESISSLFD; translated from the coding sequence ATGCTTCCAAACCCCATTTTATTTTCAGGAAATGCCAACAGAGGCATAGCCGAAAAAATTGCCAACTATATGGAAGTCTCCTTGGGTGATGCCGAGATAAGGCACTTTAGTGACGATGAAATCTGGGTAAAATACAAGCAGAATATTCGAGGAGCCGATGTATTCATTATTCAGCCGACAAATTCACCGGCACAGAATATTTTAGAATTGTTAATCATGCTGGACGCGGCGCACCGGGCTTCAGCCGAAAGAATCACAGCGGTCATTCCCTATTTTGGTTATGCGCGGCAGGACAGAAAAGATCAGCCCCGGGTTTCCATCACGGCTAAGCTAGTTGCCAATTTAATTGCCACCGCCGGCGCAGATAGAGTTCTAACAATGGATTTACATGCGCCGCAGATACAGGGCTTCTTTGATATACCGGTAGACCACCTTTATTCTTCGACGATTCTTTCTGATCATTTTAAGGAACAGAATGTTCCGGAGTTAACCGTGGTTTCCCCGGATATTGGCGGGATTACCTTAGCACGAGCTTACGCAAAAAGATTACATGCGCCTCTGGCGATTATTGATAAGCGTCGTCCCAAACACAACGAAGCTGAAATCATGAACATTATCGGTGAAGTCGATGGCAGAAATATCCTGATTGTTGATGACATTGTCGACACAGCCGGGACGTTATGTAACGCGGCCGACGCATTAAAAGAAAATGGCGCTAAAGAAATCTATGTGGCATGCACACACGCGCTTTTTTCCGGTCAGGCGGTTGAGCGTATTTCTAAAGCGCCGATTACAAAAATAAAAGTCACCGATACAGTTGAATTAGCGAAAGAAAAACAAATCAATAAAATCGAAGTCCTAACAGCCTCCCATCTTTTTGGGGAAGCGATAAAAAGAACTCATGGGGATGAATCAATAAGTTCGTTATTTGATTAA
- a CDS encoding UDP-2,3-diacylglucosamine diphosphatase produces the protein MKKIYFISDAHLGAHSEEIEKIKITNLISFFNSIKKKADYLYIVGDLYDFWFEYSKVIPKVNLKVLANLNQLVESGIEVRYLTGNHDLWQDGYLQNEIGVKIYHEPVEVSHNSLKLFIAHGDGLAKRNWSLRLQKRVFKSPVNIFLYRLLHPDIGIPLAMKVSAKSKEREEKRYEQDYRNFATSKLNEGFQAVILGHTHVPLFEKINSGYYINLGDWMKKFTYLEMTGKKLELKSWGKRNEKKFPETS, from the coding sequence ATGAAAAAAATCTACTTTATCTCAGACGCCCATTTAGGTGCGCACTCGGAAGAAATAGAAAAAATAAAAATTACTAATTTAATTTCATTTTTTAATTCCATTAAAAAAAAAGCCGATTATCTTTATATTGTAGGCGACCTTTATGACTTCTGGTTCGAATACTCCAAAGTCATCCCTAAAGTCAATCTCAAAGTTTTGGCTAATCTTAATCAACTGGTCGAATCCGGCATTGAAGTTCGATATCTCACCGGTAATCATGATTTGTGGCAAGATGGTTATTTGCAAAATGAAATTGGCGTCAAAATTTACCACGAACCCGTAGAAGTAAGCCACAACTCGCTCAAACTGTTTATTGCGCATGGAGACGGGTTGGCCAAGCGGAACTGGTCCCTCAGATTGCAGAAACGAGTTTTTAAAAGTCCGGTTAATATTTTTTTGTACCGGCTGCTGCATCCTGATATCGGCATTCCTTTGGCGATGAAAGTTTCTGCTAAAAGTAAGGAGAGGGAAGAAAAGCGATATGAACAAGATTACCGGAATTTTGCAACCTCAAAATTGAATGAGGGATTTCAGGCGGTTATTTTAGGGCACACCCACGTTCCATTATTTGAGAAAATCAATTCCGGCTATTATATCAATTTAGGTGACTGGATGAAGAAGTTTACTTATTTGGAAATGACCGGTAAAAAACTTGAATTAAAATCATGGGGCAAGAGAAATGAAAAGAAGTTCCCCGAAACTTCTTAG
- a CDS encoding 30S ribosomal protein S18, translating into MLKKTKICRFCEDGDVYIDYKDDRRLLRFTTEQGKIIPRRTSGTCASHQRMLKRAIKRARHLAIIPYVVEMPR; encoded by the coding sequence ATGCTAAAGAAAACAAAAATATGTAGGTTCTGTGAAGACGGTGATGTTTATATCGACTATAAAGATGATAGGCGATTATTACGCTTCACGACAGAGCAAGGTAAGATTATTCCGAGACGTACCTCAGGCACGTGTGCATCCCATCAAAGAATGCTGAAACGTGCCATTAAAAGGGCCAGACATCTTGCTATTATTCCGTACGTGGTTGAAATGCCGAGATAG
- a CDS encoding BMC domain-containing protein has translation MDEKALGLVETKGLVGAIEAADAMLKTAAVQLIGIENTIAALLTVKVVGETGAVKAAVDAGASAAEKVGELISVHVIPRPHDDTESIIYNQSDDINSGGSAANLTIEKVKAMPVRQLRSLARDVAGFPIQGREISRANKEILVEKFQEYFNK, from the coding sequence ATGGATGAAAAAGCATTAGGTCTCGTTGAAACGAAGGGTTTGGTCGGGGCAATTGAAGCTGCTGACGCTATGCTCAAAACGGCCGCCGTTCAGCTGATCGGAATTGAAAATACCATTGCAGCTCTATTGACTGTCAAAGTTGTCGGGGAAACAGGAGCGGTAAAGGCGGCAGTCGATGCCGGAGCCTCTGCGGCAGAAAAGGTGGGGGAATTGATATCCGTACACGTCATTCCAAGACCGCATGACGATACGGAAAGCATCATCTATAATCAGAGTGATGACATAAACTCTGGAGGTTCGGCTGCGAACCTAACTATTGAAAAAGTAAAAGCAATGCCGGTTAGACAGTTGCGCAGCCTGGCCCGAGATGTTGCCGGTTTTCCGATTCAAGGGAGAGAAATTTCAAGGGCGAACAAGGAAATACTTGTAGAAAAATTTCAGGAGTATTTTAACAAATAG
- a CDS encoding transglycosylase domain-containing protein, with amino-acid sequence MKRNFRVSEDGSFTKTRSRFFSTTFGRTVLVLFIIGLSGVIFLYIMGRDLPSLSQLESYKPKLSSKVYSSDLKIITEFYEEKRSFVPLEELPDALVKALIATEDRKFYDHWGIDLRRFATVALTSMVTFKRPSAVSTLTQQLARQLYLTLERTITRKIKEIITAIQIERTYTKVEILEMYLNHMNFGHGSYGAQSASIKYFNKDVQELTTDECAMLVGLLKAPSHYTPIWHPNKALSRRNVVLTSMRDINFISEDEYAENVKKPIEILETQNTAYGLAPYFTEYVRKNLQDKYGYNLYTDGLSIYTTIDSRAQTVAERAVQNHLPELQSKVKAALIKKNMIKDLLDSTFVENNDIKSLLRDSTFVDSLVLEKVPAQVALVSIDPRNGHILAMVGGRDFSKYKFNRAVQAHRQPGSAFKPFVYTVAIDNGYPPTYEVLNQPVVTFMPDGTRWSPRNYDLSVGGPTTFREGLRRSINLVTVRVLQ; translated from the coding sequence ATGAAAAGAAATTTCCGGGTTTCCGAAGACGGCTCTTTTACGAAAACGAGAAGTAGATTTTTTAGTACCACATTTGGCCGTACTGTGCTTGTTTTATTTATCATCGGTTTGAGTGGCGTCATTTTTCTTTACATCATGGGCCGGGATTTGCCCTCCTTAAGCCAGTTAGAGTCGTACAAACCGAAGCTGTCTTCAAAAGTCTATTCTTCTGATTTGAAAATTATCACCGAATTTTATGAAGAAAAAAGAAGCTTTGTACCGCTGGAAGAACTGCCCGACGCATTGGTTAAAGCGTTGATTGCCACCGAAGACCGAAAATTCTACGACCATTGGGGTATTGATTTAAGAAGATTTGCTACAGTCGCTTTGACCAGCATGGTTACTTTCAAAAGGCCAAGCGCAGTAAGTACCCTTACTCAACAATTGGCGCGCCAACTTTATCTCACCCTGGAGCGAACAATAACACGTAAAATTAAAGAGATAATAACTGCCATTCAAATTGAACGTACTTACACAAAAGTTGAAATCCTCGAAATGTATTTGAACCATATGAATTTCGGCCATGGGTCTTATGGCGCTCAGTCAGCTTCGATAAAATATTTCAACAAAGATGTTCAGGAGCTGACAACGGATGAATGTGCCATGCTGGTTGGCTTGTTGAAAGCGCCTTCACATTATACCCCTATTTGGCACCCGAACAAAGCCTTAAGTCGCAGAAATGTGGTTCTAACTTCTATGCGGGATATTAATTTTATCAGCGAAGATGAATATGCTGAAAATGTCAAGAAGCCGATTGAGATTTTAGAAACTCAAAATACTGCTTACGGGCTCGCGCCTTATTTTACTGAATATGTACGAAAAAACCTGCAGGATAAATACGGCTACAATTTATACACAGACGGTCTGTCGATTTACACGACGATAGACTCCAGAGCTCAAACCGTTGCCGAACGGGCCGTTCAAAATCACCTTCCTGAATTACAGTCGAAAGTTAAAGCAGCTCTCATTAAAAAAAATATGATCAAAGATCTTCTCGATTCTACTTTCGTTGAAAATAACGACATTAAAAGCCTCCTGCGGGACTCAACTTTTGTTGATTCTTTGGTTTTGGAAAAAGTGCCCGCACAGGTAGCGCTAGTCTCTATCGACCCGAGAAACGGTCATATTCTGGCCATGGTTGGCGGCCGGGATTTCTCTAAGTATAAATTCAACCGGGCTGTGCAGGCACATCGCCAACCCGGGTCTGCTTTTAAACCATTCGTTTACACTGTGGCCATCGACAATGGCTACCCGCCAACCTATGAAGTGTTGAATCAACCGGTTGTGACCTTCATGCCGGATGGCACTCGTTGGTCTCCCCGAAATTATGATTTATCCGTCGGCGGTCCAACCACTTTTAGAGAAGGACTCAGAAGGTCGATTAACCTGGTGACCGTCAGGGTGCTGCAA
- a CDS encoding sodium-translocating pyrophosphatase encodes MISIAVAASLVALAFVVYLIFDVMKKDQGNDRMIQISKAIQEGAKAFLKREYMYIGSFVAVISVLIALAPQFSDVGLGWRTSVAFICGAVASALAGYIGMGIATRANSRTTQGALTGGLKGALSVAVSGGAVMGMSVVGLSLLGLCLIFYMFEGKPTIINGYAMGASLVALFARSGGGIFTKGADMAADLVGKIEAGIPEDDPRNPAVIADNVGDNVGDVAGLGADLLESYVESIIASLAIAALIGLTAADTVVRNLQFLPFYIASAGIVSSIVGIMFVRIVGKSNPQRSLMGGTYLSAALTGIATYFIVKNFGAEFTEEGKAYSLMGPFYATLCGVVSGAVIGFVSEYFTSTKYNPVKKLAEESQSGPALTVTGGISVGMASTAVPVIALAIAVMLSYHFAGIYGVAMAAVGMLATTGMVVAVDSYGPIADNAGGIAEMAKLDPKVRDITDNLDAVGNTTAAIGKGMAIGSAAFASLGLLVAYMKSAQVDVADIKNPRVLAGLLIGGMFPFLISSMLFKAVSKAASQMIEEVRRQFREIPGLMEGKVLPDSARCVDISTKGAIQGMLLPGSLALVTPVVIGLALGAEALAGLLVGALITGVMLGIQMANSGGAMDNAKKYVEEGNFGGKGSDTHKATVIGDTVGDPLKDTVGPSINILIKLMAVISLVLAPLFI; translated from the coding sequence TTGATTAGCATTGCCGTAGCAGCTAGTTTGGTTGCTTTAGCTTTTGTGGTCTATCTGATCTTTGATGTCATGAAAAAAGATCAAGGAAATGACCGCATGATCCAGATTTCGAAGGCAATTCAAGAAGGAGCTAAAGCATTTCTAAAACGTGAATATATGTACATCGGCAGCTTTGTGGCAGTCATATCCGTGCTAATTGCTCTCGCTCCCCAATTCTCGGATGTGGGATTGGGATGGAGAACTTCAGTTGCATTTATCTGCGGTGCAGTTGCTTCCGCCTTAGCCGGTTACATCGGCATGGGCATCGCAACACGCGCCAATAGCAGAACAACTCAAGGCGCGCTGACCGGCGGCTTAAAAGGGGCGCTCAGTGTGGCAGTCTCAGGAGGCGCGGTGATGGGCATGAGTGTTGTTGGCTTGTCCTTGCTCGGTCTCTGCCTGATTTTCTATATGTTTGAAGGCAAACCGACGATTATCAACGGCTATGCCATGGGCGCCAGCCTGGTCGCTTTGTTTGCCCGCAGCGGCGGCGGTATTTTCACAAAGGGTGCGGACATGGCTGCAGATCTGGTTGGTAAAATAGAAGCAGGCATCCCTGAAGATGATCCCCGAAATCCTGCTGTTATTGCAGACAATGTTGGTGACAACGTCGGCGACGTTGCCGGACTTGGCGCCGACCTTCTCGAATCGTATGTGGAATCCATCATTGCTTCCCTTGCAATCGCTGCTTTAATAGGACTGACAGCTGCGGATACGGTTGTGCGTAATCTGCAGTTCCTGCCGTTCTACATTGCCAGTGCCGGAATCGTTTCGTCCATTGTTGGTATTATGTTTGTCCGGATTGTCGGGAAATCAAACCCACAGAGGTCTCTAATGGGCGGAACGTATCTCAGCGCCGCTTTAACCGGAATCGCAACTTATTTTATAGTCAAAAATTTTGGCGCGGAATTTACCGAAGAAGGCAAAGCTTACTCGTTAATGGGACCCTTTTATGCAACCCTTTGCGGCGTCGTTTCCGGGGCTGTGATAGGCTTTGTTAGTGAGTACTTTACTTCAACGAAATACAACCCGGTTAAAAAATTAGCGGAAGAATCCCAAAGCGGTCCGGCGTTAACAGTAACCGGCGGTATTTCTGTGGGTATGGCTTCTACCGCTGTTCCGGTGATTGCTTTAGCGATCGCGGTTATGCTTTCCTACCATTTTGCCGGCATTTACGGAGTTGCAATGGCGGCAGTGGGAATGTTGGCCACGACGGGAATGGTGGTCGCTGTAGACTCCTACGGCCCCATTGCCGACAACGCTGGCGGCATCGCGGAAATGGCCAAATTAGATCCCAAAGTTCGGGATATTACAGATAACCTGGATGCGGTGGGAAATACCACAGCAGCAATTGGCAAAGGTATGGCGATTGGCTCGGCGGCATTTGCATCCCTCGGTCTCCTCGTCGCTTATATGAAATCTGCGCAAGTCGATGTCGCCGACATCAAAAATCCACGGGTTTTGGCGGGCTTGCTTATCGGCGGTATGTTTCCGTTTCTGATTTCTTCGATGTTATTCAAAGCGGTCAGTAAAGCCGCCTCCCAAATGATTGAAGAAGTCCGAAGGCAGTTCAGAGAGATTCCAGGTTTGATGGAAGGGAAAGTCTTACCCGATTCAGCCAGGTGTGTGGACATTAGCACCAAGGGTGCTATTCAAGGCATGCTCCTGCCAGGTTCATTGGCTCTTGTTACACCGGTTGTGATCGGCTTAGCCCTTGGGGCAGAAGCTCTTGCCGGTCTTTTAGTCGGGGCGCTGATCACCGGTGTAATGCTTGGCATTCAAATGGCGAATTCCGGCGGCGCGATGGACAACGCAAAAAAATACGTCGAGGAAGGCAACTTCGGCGGTAAAGGGTCTGACACCCATAAAGCTACGGTAATCGGCGATACGGTTGGCGATCCATTAAAAGATACGGTTGGGCCTTCAATCAACATTTTGATAAAACTTATGGCCGTGATTTCATTGGTACTTGCACCGCTTTTCATTTAA
- a CDS encoding septation protein SpoVG family protein → MEITEINISIRNEEKLKAFVNVTFDDSFVVRGMKVIKGSNGYFISMPSRKMPDGSYRDIAHPIRNEFREYLEAEILNEYRVSLEEEGGEITEKIEPAVHEHIENP, encoded by the coding sequence ATGGAGATAACAGAAATTAATATCAGTATAAGAAATGAGGAAAAATTAAAAGCTTTCGTGAATGTAACTTTTGATGATTCCTTCGTTGTAAGGGGGATGAAAGTCATAAAAGGTTCGAATGGCTACTTTATCAGTATGCCGAGCAGAAAGATGCCTGACGGCTCGTATCGGGATATCGCTCATCCCATTCGAAATGAATTTCGTGAGTATCTTGAAGCAGAAATTCTCAACGAATACCGGGTATCCCTTGAGGAAGAGGGTGGCGAAATTACAGAAAAAATAGAACCTGCTGTTCATGAACATATAGAAAATCCTTAA
- a CDS encoding 50S ribosomal protein L25, with protein sequence MSESGLEIQKREIVGKKANQQLKKEGKIPGIYYMHGEESIPVAVDAKQLKTLIQSEASIIDLKFDGDKKPTQSIIREVQWDPLYGHPLHVDFMGIKLTEKVHVDVPVHIVGTAFGVKQEGGIMQHIIREISIEALPLDIPEHIDVDITDLDIGDSIRIDDLSIDKVKILTDPTQSIVVIRPPTIVEEPVVEEEGLEEAEEGAEPEVIGEKKEESDEESSE encoded by the coding sequence ATGTCAGAATCAGGATTAGAAATTCAAAAAAGAGAAATTGTAGGTAAGAAAGCAAACCAGCAGCTAAAAAAGGAGGGAAAGATTCCCGGCATTTATTATATGCACGGCGAGGAATCCATTCCTGTCGCAGTAGATGCAAAGCAGCTAAAGACTTTGATCCAATCTGAAGCCAGCATCATCGATCTTAAATTTGATGGCGATAAAAAACCAACCCAGTCAATTATCCGTGAAGTTCAGTGGGACCCATTATATGGTCATCCGTTGCATGTAGACTTTATGGGCATAAAATTGACGGAAAAAGTGCATGTGGATGTTCCGGTTCACATCGTTGGGACAGCATTTGGCGTCAAACAGGAAGGCGGTATTATGCAGCATATTATCCGTGAGATTTCAATAGAAGCTCTACCGCTCGACATTCCGGAACATATAGACGTCGATATCACCGATTTAGATATTGGTGATTCAATTCGGATTGACGATTTATCCATTGATAAAGTTAAAATCCTAACCGACCCCACGCAGTCAATTGTGGTGATCAGGCCACCGACTATCGTCGAAGAACCGGTGGTTGAAGAAGAAGGCCTAGAAGAAGCTGAAGAAGGTGCTGAACCGGAAGTTATCGGTGAAAAGAAAGAAGAGTCAGATGAAGAAAGTAGTGAATAG
- a CDS encoding aminoacyl-tRNA hydrolase, with amino-acid sequence MGLGNPGFRYKRTRHNIGFLIIDHLKKTNESSAPVKKRNYTFSKTVFGEQSVILAKPLTYMNRSGEAVVELAQQFKIPPGNLLVIFDDFNLPFGKLRARSKGSDGGHNGLASVIHKLESSDFPRLRVGIGRDNLTDTIKFVLSKFNKKEKKELPGLIKLAADACLHFVAEGILKTMNKFN; translated from the coding sequence GTGGGACTGGGTAATCCGGGGTTTAGATACAAACGAACAAGACACAATATTGGATTTCTGATCATTGATCACTTAAAGAAAACCAATGAATCCTCGGCACCGGTAAAAAAGAGAAATTACACGTTCAGTAAAACTGTTTTTGGTGAACAAAGTGTGATTTTAGCAAAACCCCTGACTTACATGAATAGAAGTGGAGAGGCGGTAGTAGAATTAGCCCAACAATTCAAGATTCCACCCGGCAATCTCCTGGTAATTTTTGATGACTTTAACCTTCCCTTTGGAAAACTTCGGGCCCGGAGCAAAGGGAGTGACGGCGGGCACAACGGATTAGCTTCCGTGATTCACAAACTGGAAAGCAGTGATTTTCCCAGACTTCGTGTTGGAATCGGTAGGGACAATCTAACCGATACAATTAAGTTCGTACTTTCAAAATTTAATAAAAAAGAAAAAAAAGAGTTGCCGGGTTTAATTAAACTTGCAGCGGACGCTTGTCTGCATTTTGTTGCAGAAGGCATTTTAAAGACGATGAATAAATTTAACTAA